The DNA region TGGAAATACCTTTTGGTTATGACTTTTTATTCAATATCGAACTGATTACAAATTACACTTGCTTGTCTATTTATTAGACAAGGATGCATGCCATTGGCTGGCTTTAGTACTAAAGGCATCTTAGCATCTGATTTTCCCTTAAACAACTAACTTAGCTCCTAAGTAACTAATTAGGCTCTTATTTTATCCTTTAACTACCTTTAATACAAATAGTAAGCTTGTTAATTGTTACAAAAGCGTAAGATGGGGattgagacaaggggacccACTTTCGCCCTTGTTGTTTCTGGTTATGATGGAGGTTCTCAGTAAGATGATGAAAAGAGCAGAAGGGGCTGGTTTGTTtcaaggctttagggccaacgGTAAACGAGGGGGAGGGGTATGTGTATCGCATCTTTTGTTCGCGGATGATACGATTTTGTTTTGCAATGCTGATGAGGAGCAGATTCTACATGTTCAgatgcttcttctttgtttctagGCAGTGACAGGTTTAAAGATTAATGCGCTGAAACGTGAGATGGTTCCCATTGGGGAGGTTCCTAATGTCCATGTCCTAGCAAAGATTTTGGGATGCCAAATTAGGTCTTTGCCTATGACCTATCTTGGTATGCCTTTGGGGGCGTCCTACAAGTCCCCTACTATTTGGAATATCTTGGAGAATATTGAGTGTAAGTTGGCCGCTTGGAAGatgtatttgtcaaaaggtgGAAGACTAACGTTGCTTCAAAGCACTTTATCTAGTCTCCGCACTTATTATTTGTCTCTTTTTACCATCCCTACgcatgtggccaataaaattgagaggttgcaaagggatttcttgtggggggactccaagtttcatttggtgggatgggacaaggtgtgtgcacctttgaaaaatggtgggttaggagtaaggaaattaactacttttaataaagctttactagggaagtggttatggtggtttgggattgaggagacaaggctttggagaagggtTATAGCCCTCAAGTTTGGGAAAGAATGGAGGGGGTGGACATCCAAGCTAGGTAGAGGGGTGCATGGGTGTggcttgtggagaagtatccaCCTGGGATAGGAGGATTTTAGCAAGAATACTCGCTTTGAGGTAGGGGTGGGGGATAGAGTGAAGCTTTGGACTAATTAATGGTGTGGGGAGTCTCCACTTCAATTGACTTTTCCGAGTGTGTATGGGATTGCATCCAATAAAGAGACATCGATGACCTCTTATCTTGAACGGTTGGGGATAGAGGAGCGGAGAAGTTGGAATGTTCATTTTACTCGGAGACCAAATGATTGGGAAATGGGTGGTGTGGATGATTTTCTCCGTACCTTGGGCTCTAATCTTTCTCCTATTGAGAACGGAGATCGTATGCAATGGAAGTTGACAAAAAATGAGGACTTTGATATTCATTCGTTTTACAATAAGTTGAGAAGCCCTTTGCCCATtatttttccttggaaaggtgtttggaaggttaaggctccTCAGTGTGTTTCCTTCTTTGTGTGGACTGTTGTGTGGGATAGGATCCTTACAGGGGATAATTTGAGGGGTAGAGGGTTGGATTTTGTCGACTGGTGTATCATGTGCCGCAGGAATGGGGAGACGGCAGATCGTTTGTTACTACATTGTGGAAAGGTTTATCAGCTGTGGAGTTTGGTGTTTAGAgcttttgggttttcttgggtcttgccTGGATTGATTGCGGATACTCTATtcagttggtggaattggcctggaaagcatttggaatttagctccattatgcttgatgtggtgtctcTGGAGGGAGCGCAATAGGAGGAATTTCGAGGACATGGAAAGTTCGGATGACTAGCTATTGGTCTCTTTCAGTGGCactctgtttgattggtctaAGGCTTagggactcacctctagtgattctctccctatgttccttagctctctcctgtgttcttagtttctttttctttccttttctttttactctttcttttccctttgtatTTTTCGTTGtgccttatattttttttgcataaggtagtgttcttgaatatatatctttattacctatcaaaaaaaaaaaaaaagcgtaaaTACTAGAATACACAAAATAGCTAGCTAAAATGCACTGCATCTTTTATACTAAATGTAGGAGTACCATCATTGGGGGTTACCAGTTCATAGGCttccaacccccccccccccgcccccctCTTTCTCACTGCAGAAttctatatttgtttttatatggaAACAGATTTTAAGGAATGAAGTGCATGTTTAACAACAGAATAAAgatctttcattctttcttcttttcttttcttttttgataaataataacctttattgaaagagaagattacttcatgttcatgatgatgaacacaaagaatcttaaaaaattacaaagaagaTATTTCATCTGTATGATCATGGAAATCTAGCGAAGTATCAAATGGCCTTATACATCTTGTACACCAGGGTTCTAGTCCTTCATATGCTAATAtggtcatcatcttcatctGCGTATAAACCCCTCCAAGTTTTGAACAGTACCAGCCATCCTAACAGTCATGAGGTCATGCCATCCATAAGCGCATTTTCAGATTCCACTTCCTATGGCACATGTATTACTGAAAGTTCTTTCCAATTGTCAATATTCAACATCCACACTCACTATGTTCATGGTTCAGCCTCCTGCTGTGTTGGGGCAGCTATGACTTTTCCAAAATATTGAATCTCATATATGACAACTGTCCTCATGACTATTGGCAtatcaaatttctaaaaaagCTAAATGTCCATTCCTTATTTGTGAATGGATTTCATTATGAAAACTGAaagtgggaaaagaaaaaaaaaattagagaaggTCCATGTCAATTACAAAACCTTCATGTAGATCCATGGAAATTTATGGTTGGACATGAGCACAGGTGGCAGTAACTGCATATCCTTGAAAGAGAAACATACATGGCTATGTATGTGGCTAATTGtctatttttttgcaaatagCACCCCTAGGACTCAAATCAATAATATTAAAAGCTGAAATAAATAACAAGCACACAAAATAAGAACACTAGAATATATGTGGTTTCATAGGTGGCAACAGAGAAATTTcaccataaaaataaagagatacAACAGTGCACAATAACACTCTTAAGAAACCCAAATCTCAATTACACCCTAGCTCTCTCTCACAAGACTTGTAAGACAAAGAACATGCGGCTACCACTCTCTTTGAATTATCAATTATGCGTCTGCCTCTCTAGATTAATTTGGACAATACACTCTGTTTGCCTCAACACAaaataccaatatatatatatgtttgtgttaAGTTGGCATAGGAGGAAAATCTTCTCCTACTTGTACTTGGTTAAATTGACTAACATGGGCTTGTGGCAATTCAAGCCACACATGGGCCCACGTCGACATCTatagatgtgatttttttttaaaaggtggTGTTTGATAGTCAATGGCTATGTAAACAATAGAagaccttttttcttttatcatcaCATCATAAACTATCAAATAgtgattgttattgttgtagATCCTGTCACCAGAAAAGAAGCAATGAACTTTAGCATCCTAGACATCGTAAGTTAGAGCTGTGCACAGATGTAGATCTCCAATTGAACACTAATAATAATGAACTGGTTTTGAGTTAGTGTTTGACACACTAGTTGGTTACTAGGAAATGTTAAAGCATAGCATGTGCTTTCCATCCAACCGAGAGAGTGTCTAGGAAATCTATGATAAAAgcaatgccctagttagctggTCTAGAGTGTCAGGGTGACATTTTTATTTGCCTGTCCTTTGGCTACCTTCAGGATCACCAACTCTCCATTATAAACCTTTGGGTTAGAACATCATGCATGTGTTCATATTTAGCATAATTCCAGATCCCCACCATTGATGCCACAATGATACTTGTTCCTTGAATGGAAAAAAACATGAGTAAACCAAGTTACGGAACTGAAATTCCTAGGCTCCATCTTGCAGTTGGTGTGCCGACTAAGCTGTAAGAAGCCCATTGTTTCATGCTGGTTGGAACTGCTTTTCTGTGGCTTCACTGATAAATCACTAGTGCCATGGTTAtgtaattaaaaatagaaattctttTATATTTGTTGCCTTTTGGTCCAATCTCAAtgtattttgttcttaaatatAAATTGGTGGACCTTGAAGATGTGCCAATAATTGCACGGTACACAAGACAGCTAGATGTTGTGGAAAGATGAAGAATGGGCTAATCtggaaacaaaattttatgCAATGTCACTTTGTCCTACATCTTAGCTCTGTATTTTGTTCAAGATGCAGGCCTCTCGTGTTGTTTCTTCAAGTGATACAAAATatagtaattaaaaatatatatatatatatatataaaaaaatttaaaaaaaaacttttcttctgTATTTGTCATGGCTATGGCTTAGTTTCAAGAATATAGTCATAGATATTTCTTACCTTTTTTCCCCTTACTGAATCTTTAGCAGGTGTAGGGATTTCCCTGAGTTAGGTCTCTCTATCCATGTTGTATCAATATTGAAATGGAATTATGTATCTTTTTAAAATCATTGATGCTTAGATTGCATTTCTGACTTACTCCTCAAGATATGCCAGTGTTGATGGTCACAAAGCTTGCATGTAGAAATGCAAGGCAACAAGGTTGCACAAAGCATACATGTAGCATATGCACAGATTGTTGATGATTTGTTGTTTTGAATAGATGAAGTCCCTGACTTCCTCATTCCATGtattaactatgttattttgtttcaatttaatAAAGTTATGTTCTGTATAAAAAATAGGAATTTTGCTTCTTTGTCATTGTTGAGGCTCTGGTTGCATTGTTACATTTTGACTAGTTTACTTTGGATGTTTTGGCAGATGTGCTTATGGTTGTTGGTGCCGTCTTGGCAGGATATGCTACATGTATGCTTCAGCAGGGATTTGGACCTTCTTTCTTATCTAGGACGGTATATCTCTTTCCATTCATTTTTCTCTGCCTTCTCCACAGCCAAATATGCTCTTGCTAATTAAAACGTTCAACTCTGTCACCAAGTTCCTTAAAAAGAATTTGCAAAAGTTCTTTAAGTTCACTGTGTATATATCTTTTTTAGCTATTACGTGACACGGCTTTCTGATTCTCTCTTTCATGTGCCAATAGCTATTATTTAACCTGGTCTTAAGCTTCACTGCCATATCTGTTTTATTTTTAGTCTTGAAAGTTTGTTTTTCCTCGTCTTAGAAGCTCAAACCATATTCTTTTTTCTGTTAAAAAATAGTTACCCTTTATGCACACTTGCTTGTTGGCTTAACCTAATGCGTTAATGGTGCAGCAGCAACCTTTAGACAGCAAATTTAAGGAACACTCAAGCAAGGAAAAGCCCACTCCCATTGTAGAGAGCATAAAAGAGGAGCCAGGATGGCCATCTTTTGGACAACTGATTATTGATCTGTCCAAGCTTGCACTTGAAGCATTGGCTGGCATATTCCTTTCCTTTCTACCCTCTCATTTCAGGCCCAGTAGCTCCAAGAAAGGCCTCACTCCATTAAAAGATTCTCTCCGGATGCCTGAAGATGACTCTGAGCCTACATTAGTTCAGAGGCAGAGTACTCCCGCACCTCTTTCTGAAACTCGACAGGCCCATACACCTAATACAAGTGATAAATATTCAGAAATGAAGCCCCCAAGGaataaatcaaacaattttAAGGATCCCTCATTGTCAAGCAAGCACCGTTCATCAAAACGACAAGAGTATGCAGAATTCTATGGATCAGGTGAGGCTCCTCCTTATAGCAAGTCTAAGAGccagaaagaaagaacaaggcATCGCCAGCGAGAAAAGAGTGGAGAAGTGGCTTATGAAGCAGTGGGGGCAGAGCCGAAACCTGTTGAGACGAAGGGAGTGGATTATGACAATCCAAAGTTTGACCATTATAATATCAGGCGTAAGTATGGACCAAATGATTCGTTCAGATTTTGAGTGAACCATGGCTCTACAACTTAGCCTCCTTATCGAAATTAGCTTATTTCCTTCCCCACCTACATGTACTCATATGTCGTAATTGAATTGATACTGTAACTAGGGATGCTTGTTAAAAGATCAATACAGATGAGATTAAGCTCCGAGATGTTCTTGCTGCAACACCTGTGCTGTTAGGAGAATTACTTGTGTCTTCATAGTCATATAAAACATAACTTGTGTCTGTCCAGGAGTTAAGAAGataattaatcattttgatTAAATCCTAGTAGTtatatttattagaaaaaaccCAGAAAGTTTTAACATGTGTAAGCTCTCTTTGCCCCATTACATAAAAAGAGTATATACTAAATATGTTGATAGGGTCCAAAAGGAATGTACTTGTTTTGATGAGGATTCCtgttgaaggagatgtttgcCAGTGCCATATGGATCTCAAATGCGCACAAATGTTTCAAATAGATCTTTTTGCCAGTGTATATATTCATCCAATTGATAGCTTGCCTAACATACCAAAAAGATATTTGCCGACGTTATCGGTTTAGGAGAATTCCTTAAAAGGTACGTACTTGAAAggttttttggtaaaaaaaaaaaactttcaagttATAACAAGAAACATTGCCGAATATATAGTAATTGATAATTCAAGTCAACTTCTTGAAAGATAAGAAAAGCTTGTTGTTTCTTTCAAGAAATAACATACTTGGAATGAGACTCATAGAATAATGATTCTCCGCCTTGttccaaataattaaaaatggtGACTGAAAATCAAGTAGGCTTTTTTTGACTACCAAGATCACCCAATAGAAAGATGGCATCATCTGTTGGGTTTTGTAGAGCCAAGTTTGTATTTGATTCGGATTATGACTTGACCTAATATAAAAATGTTACagtttttaatgagattttttctAAGGCTTATTCCATGGAGCGACCCAAGCTTTCGCCCATTGTGAATCCTGTGCACTGTTGgtaaaacatagtttgtatcgcatacaaaatacacgcagcggaaaattaacagatctacttcattcgcaattgataacatgtactatataaattttagaatttaagaacaagaaagcgtaccttggtacaatgaaatttaaaaaccaaatgttagaagtacttgggaatgcctttaatcttcacttcaattcgaCTTTCgctcaagaagtgtggtctctcaatcagtttacacgTATGTGTTAAAgggagtataagagagtggcttacactcacaaaCACACCATTTCATTTCACACAAGATCTAAATCAatattctgtatgtttctctccttattatatacatatatatatataactgattatctaatagGGCTAGCtttttgggtcattccaattgggttttagtatgtgacttggagtgggaccaaaagggataAATAAGACACAAGCTCCAATGGGTTTTGGGcctttttgtcaactcttgacaagtccaaaattaccattaattatatttaataccactatataaatataattgtactctaggtcttattaataaattatatcccaaaactttattatacatgcaacccattcattaatatattcatagtaatacaaagtcatgaatgttgactgccactttgaaaattactacatcttaattcttgagtacttaatttaatcctttaagttattcatcatatatttatgaaatccgatttcataaatatatactttagtaatttcttactaaagtagttaggcctaacattctgaataatcatacccattaaacttatttcaagagaatattttatatctccattaagaaattaagaattccatcttgagaatatatgttctttcaacattaaatgtggctgcccaacacactaaggttttgatcgtgactttagattttactcccgatatatcaaagtaacctacactttaTGATCAGGTTCATAATTCTCTTAGGATTGAGAGtcgatgtaaatagaagtcataagatttattattcatttgacagtctttagtagaataataaatctaacaGCGGTCtaattcaatatatcttaacacttaaaacatattaatatatcaattagaagtctccacttccatgattaagacaaatcatcttcgTTGATaagttatagtcttcgcagataaaatgcccaatttcattaccaaCTACGAAgtaaaattctgaatttacaaagaacttgtaatttatatctcctataactaaatcacatactatgcatctcgtggactatataataatgtccaaatatttatactaccattattttagataataataaaacaactttattaatcacaacataatatcatacataatgtcgtacatagcatcatacaataagatttaagggcactaatcttaacaatctctcacttgccctaaagactattgtgcactaatctaactctcattccctccaaatgcgactcaaaagtcctttgaggcaagatTTTGGTAAAGGGATTTGCTAGATTATTTACACTATCAATCTttctactactacatctcctcgagcaacaatgtttcgaatgatgtggtactttttTTCAATATGATTTCCTTTATTATGATTTCTTGAATCCTTGGATtatgcaaccgctccactattgtcgcagaacaatgtgATAGAAACTtactccattctcacaacaccaagatcataaagggatttcttgagccaaacagcttcctttgccacTTCACAATTAGTAGCATATTCAAATTTcatggtggagtcagcaatacaagattgcttaacactcctccaacttatgactccacctcccaaggtgaacacacaacctaaagtggattttttgaaatcaagaTCTAATCGAAAATCTGAATCTATATAACCAATGGAAATCAAAACCTTACTATGATAAACAAGCATATGATTTCttgttctccttagatacttaagaatatgttttacagcttgccaatgtttaagtcctagattttattgatatcagctgaccatgccaactgaataacaaatatctagtctagtacaaagcatggcatacatgagaatTCCCACTACAGAAGCATAGGGAATTTGTCTCgtcatattttcttcttcaagagtCTTAGGCCATTGATTATCAGACAAAGAAAGTCCATGTCTGAAAGGGAGTAATCCTCTTTTGAAATTTAGcgtgctaaaccgttctagaactttatctatatatctagcttgtgacaagcctaacattctattctttcgatctcgccaaagcttgatccctagaataaagttaacttcgcccaagtccttcatatcaaattggcttgacaaccgaatctttattgatgacattacccctacatcatttccaatgagtagaatatcatcaacataaagcactaggaacattactactttatctcgatgtcttttgtacacacaagGTTCATCTagattttgtttaaaaccaaatgacttgattgcttgatcaaatctgatattCCATGATCTaaatgcttgcttaagtccataaatagaCCCTTTTAACTTGCAAACCATATGCTTTTGATTCTTTACTACAAAACCTTCtagttgcatcatatagatttcttcttcaagattgccattaagaaatacagtcttgacatccatttgccaaatctcataatcataataagtagcaatggataagagaattctgatagatttaaacattgctactggtgaaaaggtttcttcataatcaataccttctttttgtgtataccatttcgccactagtcttgctttaaaggtttcaacctttccatctatccctctcttcctcttgcaAAACACACTTgtaaccaacaggtttaatgctaTTAGGCGTCTtaacaagatcccaaacttgattggaatacgtagaatccaattcagatttcataactttgacccaatgatgtgcatc from Castanea sativa cultivar Marrone di Chiusa Pesio chromosome 6, ASM4071231v1 includes:
- the LOC142640746 gene encoding uncharacterized protein LOC142640746 isoform X2, whose protein sequence is MMRNSHLFLTFIALVLLTYTLQFQAHAAPAGPLIKHLSSLLKWTRSSPKTPQSDGNVLQFENGYLVETVVEGNEIGVVPYRIRVSEDGELFAVDAVNSNVVRITPPLSQYSRARLVAGSFQGYTGHVDGKPSEARFNHPKGITMDDKGNVYVADTLNLAIRKIGDAGVTTIAGGKSNVAGYRDGPSEDAKFSNDFDLVYVRPTCSLLVVDRGNAALRQISLEQEDCDYQYNSISATDVLMVVGAVLAGYATCMLQQGFGPSFLSRTQPLDSKFKEHSSKEKPTPIVESIKEEPGWPSFGQLIIDLSKLALEALAGIFLSFLPSHFRPSSSKKGLTPLKDSLRMPEDDSEPTLVQRQSTPAPLSETRQAHTPNTSDKYSEMKPPRNKSNNFKDPSLSSKHRSSKRQEYAEFYGSGEAPPYSKSKSQKERTRHRQREKSGEVAYEAVGAEPKPVETKGVDYDNPKFDHYNIRRKYGPNDSFRF
- the LOC142640746 gene encoding uncharacterized protein LOC142640746 isoform X1, with the protein product MMRNSHLFLTFIALVLLTYTLQFQAHAAPAGPLIKHLSSLLKWTRSSPKTPQSDGNVLQFENGYLVETVVEGNEIGVVPYRIRVSEDGELFAVDAVNSNVVRITPPLSQYSRARLVAGSFQGYTGHVDGKPSEARFNHPKGITMDDKGNVYVADTLNLAIRKIGDAGVTTIAGGKSNVAGYRDGPSEDAKFSNDFDLVYVRPTCSLLVVDRGNAALRQISLEQEDCDYQYNSISATDVLMVVGAVLAGYATCMLQQGFGPSFLSRTQQPLDSKFKEHSSKEKPTPIVESIKEEPGWPSFGQLIIDLSKLALEALAGIFLSFLPSHFRPSSSKKGLTPLKDSLRMPEDDSEPTLVQRQSTPAPLSETRQAHTPNTSDKYSEMKPPRNKSNNFKDPSLSSKHRSSKRQEYAEFYGSGEAPPYSKSKSQKERTRHRQREKSGEVAYEAVGAEPKPVETKGVDYDNPKFDHYNIRRKYGPNDSFRF
- the LOC142640746 gene encoding uncharacterized protein LOC142640746 isoform X3; the protein is MMRNSHLFLTFIALVLLTYTLQFQAHAAPAGPLIKHLSSLLKWTRSSPKTPQSDGNVLQFENGYLVETVVEGNEIGVVPYRIRVSEDGELFAVDAVNSNVVRITPPLSQYSRARLVAGSFQGYTGHVDGKPSEARFNHPKGITMDDKGNVYVADTLNLAIRKIGDAGVTTIAGGKSNVAGYRDGPSEDAKFSNDFDLVYVRPTCSLLVVDRGNAALRQISLEQEDCDYQYNSISATGYATCMLQQGFGPSFLSRTQQPLDSKFKEHSSKEKPTPIVESIKEEPGWPSFGQLIIDLSKLALEALAGIFLSFLPSHFRPSSSKKGLTPLKDSLRMPEDDSEPTLVQRQSTPAPLSETRQAHTPNTSDKYSEMKPPRNKSNNFKDPSLSSKHRSSKRQEYAEFYGSGEAPPYSKSKSQKERTRHRQREKSGEVAYEAVGAEPKPVETKGVDYDNPKFDHYNIRRKYGPNDSFRF